A genome region from Choloepus didactylus isolate mChoDid1 chromosome 14, mChoDid1.pri, whole genome shotgun sequence includes the following:
- the EFCAB1 gene encoding EF-hand calcium-binding domain-containing protein 1 isoform X2 encodes MNRKKLQKLTHNLVKNCKHFNKHEVSCLVNLFYNLVGDVAERPGTVIGLDRNAFRNILHMTFGMTDDMIMDRVFRGFDKDNDGCVSVSEWINGLSLFLRGTLEEKMKYCFEVFDLNGDGFISKEEMFHMLKNSLLKQPSEEDPDEGIKDLVEITLKKMDCDHDGKLSFADYEQAVREETLLLEAFGPCLPDTESQMEFEAQVFKNPHEFNYDV; translated from the exons ATGAACCGCAAGAAGCTGCAGAAGTTGACGCACAACTTAGTTAAAAATTGCAAACACT TTAATAAACATGAAGTGAGCTGTCTTGTAAATCTTTTTTATAACCTGGTGGGAGATGTAGCAGAGCGGCCAGGGACAGTCATTGGACTGGATCGTAATGCATTTCGAAACATCCTGCACATGACATTTGGAAtgacagatgacatgattatggACAGAG TATTCCGAGGTTTTGATAAAGATAACGATGGCTGTGTAAGCGTATCTGAGTGGATTAATGGATTGTCACTGTTTCTTCGAGGAACtttggaagaaaaaatgaaat attgcTTTGAAGTGTTTGACTTGAATGGTGATGGATTCATTTCAAAGGAGGAAATGTTTCACATGTTGAAGAACAGCCTTCTCAAACAGCCATCTGAAGAAGATCCTGACGAAGGAATTAAAGATTTGGTGGAAATAACACTCAAGAAAATG GACTGCGACCATGATGGGAAGCTCTCCTTCGCAGACTACGAACAGGCCGTCAGGGAGGAGACTCTTCTCTTGGAAGCCTTTGGACCGTGTTTACCTGACACAGAG AGCCAGATGGAATTTGAAGCCCAAGTATTCAAAAACCCACATGAATTCAATTATGATGTATGA
- the EFCAB1 gene encoding EF-hand calcium-binding domain-containing protein 1 isoform X6, with translation MNRKKLQKLTHNLVKNCKHFNKHEVSCLVNLFYNLVGDVAERPGTVIGLDRNAFRNILHMTFGMTDDMIMDRVFRGFDKDNDGCVSVSEWINGLSLFLRGTLEEKMKYCFEVFDLNGDGFISKEEMFHMLKNSLLKQPSEEDPDEGIKDLVEITLKKMDCDHDGKLSFADYEQAVREETLLLEAFGPCLPDTENQALWG, from the exons ATGAACCGCAAGAAGCTGCAGAAGTTGACGCACAACTTAGTTAAAAATTGCAAACACT TTAATAAACATGAAGTGAGCTGTCTTGTAAATCTTTTTTATAACCTGGTGGGAGATGTAGCAGAGCGGCCAGGGACAGTCATTGGACTGGATCGTAATGCATTTCGAAACATCCTGCACATGACATTTGGAAtgacagatgacatgattatggACAGAG TATTCCGAGGTTTTGATAAAGATAACGATGGCTGTGTAAGCGTATCTGAGTGGATTAATGGATTGTCACTGTTTCTTCGAGGAACtttggaagaaaaaatgaaat attgcTTTGAAGTGTTTGACTTGAATGGTGATGGATTCATTTCAAAGGAGGAAATGTTTCACATGTTGAAGAACAGCCTTCTCAAACAGCCATCTGAAGAAGATCCTGACGAAGGAATTAAAGATTTGGTGGAAATAACACTCAAGAAAATG GACTGCGACCATGATGGGAAGCTCTCCTTCGCAGACTACGAACAGGCCGTCAGGGAGGAGACTCTTCTCTTGGAAGCCTTTGGACCGTGTTTACCTGACACAGAG AACCAAGCTCTGTGGGGGTGA
- the EFCAB1 gene encoding EF-hand calcium-binding domain-containing protein 1 isoform X4, with protein MNRKKLQKLTHNLVKNCKHFNKHEVSCLVNLFYNLVGDVAERPGTVIGLDRNAFRNILHMTFGMTDDMIMDRVFRGFDKDNDGCVSVSEWINGLSLFLRGTLEEKMKYCFEVFDLNGDGFISKEEMFHMLKNSLLKQPSEEDPDEGIKDLVEITLKKMDCDHDGKLSFADYEQAVREETLLLEAFGPCLPDTEIPGARRHQSPLQHSPR; from the exons ATGAACCGCAAGAAGCTGCAGAAGTTGACGCACAACTTAGTTAAAAATTGCAAACACT TTAATAAACATGAAGTGAGCTGTCTTGTAAATCTTTTTTATAACCTGGTGGGAGATGTAGCAGAGCGGCCAGGGACAGTCATTGGACTGGATCGTAATGCATTTCGAAACATCCTGCACATGACATTTGGAAtgacagatgacatgattatggACAGAG TATTCCGAGGTTTTGATAAAGATAACGATGGCTGTGTAAGCGTATCTGAGTGGATTAATGGATTGTCACTGTTTCTTCGAGGAACtttggaagaaaaaatgaaat attgcTTTGAAGTGTTTGACTTGAATGGTGATGGATTCATTTCAAAGGAGGAAATGTTTCACATGTTGAAGAACAGCCTTCTCAAACAGCCATCTGAAGAAGATCCTGACGAAGGAATTAAAGATTTGGTGGAAATAACACTCAAGAAAATG GACTGCGACCATGATGGGAAGCTCTCCTTCGCAGACTACGAACAGGCCGTCAGGGAGGAGACTCTTCTCTTGGAAGCCTTTGGACCGTGTTTACCTGACACAGAG ATTCCCGGGGCCCGCAGGCACCAGTCCCCACTGCAGCACTCGCCACGCTGA
- the EFCAB1 gene encoding EF-hand calcium-binding domain-containing protein 1 isoform X5, with amino-acid sequence MNRKKLQKLTHNLVKNCKHFNKHEVSCLVNLFYNLVGDVAERPGTVIGLDRNAFRNILHMTFGMTDDMIMDRVFRGFDKDNDGCVSVSEWINGLSLFLRGTLEEKMKYCFEVFDLNGDGFISKEEMFHMLKNSLLKQPSEEDPDEGIKDLVEITLKKMDCDHDGKLSFADYEQAVREETLLLEAFGPCLPDTEVASLLLANS; translated from the exons ATGAACCGCAAGAAGCTGCAGAAGTTGACGCACAACTTAGTTAAAAATTGCAAACACT TTAATAAACATGAAGTGAGCTGTCTTGTAAATCTTTTTTATAACCTGGTGGGAGATGTAGCAGAGCGGCCAGGGACAGTCATTGGACTGGATCGTAATGCATTTCGAAACATCCTGCACATGACATTTGGAAtgacagatgacatgattatggACAGAG TATTCCGAGGTTTTGATAAAGATAACGATGGCTGTGTAAGCGTATCTGAGTGGATTAATGGATTGTCACTGTTTCTTCGAGGAACtttggaagaaaaaatgaaat attgcTTTGAAGTGTTTGACTTGAATGGTGATGGATTCATTTCAAAGGAGGAAATGTTTCACATGTTGAAGAACAGCCTTCTCAAACAGCCATCTGAAGAAGATCCTGACGAAGGAATTAAAGATTTGGTGGAAATAACACTCAAGAAAATG GACTGCGACCATGATGGGAAGCTCTCCTTCGCAGACTACGAACAGGCCGTCAGGGAGGAGACTCTTCTCTTGGAAGCCTTTGGACCGTGTTTACCTGACACAGAG GTCGCCAGCCTCCTTCTAGCAAACTCGTGA
- the EFCAB1 gene encoding EF-hand calcium-binding domain-containing protein 1 isoform X3: MNRKKLQKLTHNLVKNCKHFNKHEVSCLVNLFYNLVGDVAERPGTVIGLDRNAFRNILHMTFGMTDDMIMDRVFRGFDKDNDGCVSVSEWINGLSLFLRGTLEEKMKYCFEVFDLNGDGFISKEEMFHMLKNSLLKQPSEEDPDEGIKDLVEITLKKMDCDHDGKLSFADYEQAVREETLLLEAFGPCLPDTESVRFTAEFPGRVVCIFGIH; encoded by the exons ATGAACCGCAAGAAGCTGCAGAAGTTGACGCACAACTTAGTTAAAAATTGCAAACACT TTAATAAACATGAAGTGAGCTGTCTTGTAAATCTTTTTTATAACCTGGTGGGAGATGTAGCAGAGCGGCCAGGGACAGTCATTGGACTGGATCGTAATGCATTTCGAAACATCCTGCACATGACATTTGGAAtgacagatgacatgattatggACAGAG TATTCCGAGGTTTTGATAAAGATAACGATGGCTGTGTAAGCGTATCTGAGTGGATTAATGGATTGTCACTGTTTCTTCGAGGAACtttggaagaaaaaatgaaat attgcTTTGAAGTGTTTGACTTGAATGGTGATGGATTCATTTCAAAGGAGGAAATGTTTCACATGTTGAAGAACAGCCTTCTCAAACAGCCATCTGAAGAAGATCCTGACGAAGGAATTAAAGATTTGGTGGAAATAACACTCAAGAAAATG GACTGCGACCATGATGGGAAGCTCTCCTTCGCAGACTACGAACAGGCCGTCAGGGAGGAGACTCTTCTCTTGGAAGCCTTTGGACCGTGTTTACCTGACACAGAG TCTGTCCGTTTCACAGCTGAGTTTCCTGGAAGAGTTGTCTGCATTTTTGGTATACACTAA
- the EFCAB1 gene encoding EF-hand calcium-binding domain-containing protein 1 isoform X1 translates to MNRKKLQKLTHNLVKNCKHFNKHEVSCLVNLFYNLVGDVAERPGTVIGLDRNAFRNILHMTFGMTDDMIMDRVFRGFDKDNDGCVSVSEWINGLSLFLRGTLEEKMKYCFEVFDLNGDGFISKEEMFHMLKNSLLKQPSEEDPDEGIKDLVEITLKKMDCDHDGKLSFADYEQAVREETLLLEAFGPCLPDTESSSTENKGIPLKKNMLCIILL, encoded by the exons ATGAACCGCAAGAAGCTGCAGAAGTTGACGCACAACTTAGTTAAAAATTGCAAACACT TTAATAAACATGAAGTGAGCTGTCTTGTAAATCTTTTTTATAACCTGGTGGGAGATGTAGCAGAGCGGCCAGGGACAGTCATTGGACTGGATCGTAATGCATTTCGAAACATCCTGCACATGACATTTGGAAtgacagatgacatgattatggACAGAG TATTCCGAGGTTTTGATAAAGATAACGATGGCTGTGTAAGCGTATCTGAGTGGATTAATGGATTGTCACTGTTTCTTCGAGGAACtttggaagaaaaaatgaaat attgcTTTGAAGTGTTTGACTTGAATGGTGATGGATTCATTTCAAAGGAGGAAATGTTTCACATGTTGAAGAACAGCCTTCTCAAACAGCCATCTGAAGAAGATCCTGACGAAGGAATTAAAGATTTGGTGGAAATAACACTCAAGAAAATG GACTGCGACCATGATGGGAAGCTCTCCTTCGCAGACTACGAACAGGCCGTCAGGGAGGAGACTCTTCTCTTGGAAGCCTTTGGACCGTGTTTACCTGACACAGAG AGTTCAAGCACAGAGAATAAAGGAATCCCACTGAAGAAGAACATGCTTTGCATAATATTATTATAG